A section of the Microbulbifer pacificus genome encodes:
- a CDS encoding SDR family oxidoreductase → MSKPPAKRFRPSDQSFAAESLAQIGRGYVVPDRVALITGCSSGIGRELALALHARGTIVIATARRAESLQELADVGIATEALDVNNQADINRVVHAIKTAYGRLDILVNNAGYGQMGPLLELDTRVLEAQFRTNVFAPMALARACAPLLKSRRRGVICNIGSVSGVMPTPFSGAYCASKSALHTLSDVLRLELKPFGIRVVTVQPGAIASEFGRHAESSLRGILAPDSWYKRSEDHVRARALESQQNATLARDLARDLAAELLRKRPAPLLRIGNKSSLLPWMARWLPRWLRDRLLAKRFGLKRLQFSNQ, encoded by the coding sequence GTGAGCAAGCCCCCCGCCAAGCGGTTCCGCCCCTCCGATCAGAGCTTCGCCGCTGAAAGCCTGGCGCAGATCGGTCGCGGTTACGTGGTTCCGGACCGGGTGGCGCTGATCACCGGCTGCTCCAGCGGCATCGGTCGCGAACTGGCGCTGGCACTGCACGCCCGCGGCACCATCGTCATCGCTACCGCCCGCCGTGCAGAGAGCCTGCAGGAACTCGCGGATGTGGGCATTGCCACCGAGGCCCTGGATGTCAACAACCAGGCCGACATCAACCGCGTGGTACATGCCATCAAGACCGCCTACGGACGCCTGGATATCCTCGTCAACAATGCCGGCTACGGCCAGATGGGCCCGCTGCTTGAGCTGGACACCCGCGTACTGGAAGCCCAGTTCCGCACCAACGTATTTGCGCCCATGGCCCTGGCCCGGGCCTGTGCGCCACTGCTGAAATCCCGTCGCCGTGGCGTTATCTGTAATATCGGCTCCGTTTCCGGGGTGATGCCCACTCCGTTCTCCGGCGCCTACTGCGCCTCCAAATCCGCCCTGCATACCCTGTCCGATGTGCTGCGCCTGGAGCTGAAGCCGTTCGGTATCCGCGTGGTAACTGTGCAGCCAGGTGCTATCGCCTCCGAGTTCGGTCGCCACGCCGAATCCTCCCTGCGTGGAATTCTGGCGCCGGACTCCTGGTACAAGCGCAGTGAGGACCATGTGCGCGCCCGCGCGCTGGAATCGCAACAAAACGCCACCCTGGCGCGTGACCTGGCGCGTGACCTGGCCGCCGAACTGCTGCGCAAACGCCCCGCGCCCCTGCTCAGAATTGGCAACAAGAGCAGCCTGTTGCCTTGGATGGCCCGCTGGTTGCCCCGCTGGCTGCGGGACCGCTTGCTGGCAAAGCGCTTTGGTCTGAAGCGGCTGCAATTCTCCAATCAATAG
- a CDS encoding SLC13 family permease — protein MTFDQIVILAIIAITIVLFIWGPWRHDMVALASLLACVFTGLIEPENAFTGFGHPAVVTVACVLVLSRGLQSTGAMDVLAQKVVPKKSGVTLAIGTLTALGAGMSGFMNNVGAMALLMPVATDLADRYQLPPGRVLMPLSFGTILGGMTTLIGTPPNLIVSGFRASAGAGSFGMFDFTPVGLVVALVGVLFVALIGWRLVPARTQVGANTFETGTYLTEALVGEKSAAIGKSLAELVKMIGDEDAQVIGLVHNNARVSTAMPGLRVRAGDLLVIESEPESLSAVLSSLGLTLAADPANDDKEKRDKEKSNKEEKAGGTEQGEEKSPAEMQAPAASLSKNIDLSSVEVPPELGDPGEAAQNAEETADKRRDGERRAEERKEAEEKRGRDRAEVVMRELVVLPDSYLVGRTAQNLRLAGRYEINLLALSRQGRRSVKRLRSTPLMGGDALLMMGTEDSLRNFANEQRCVPLAQRDITIPNKEKAYVALIAMALAVAGAAFGLLPAAISFATCVLAYMALKVVPLRHVYESVDGSVIVLLGALISVAQVMESSGAADVVAKSMLDTVAQGRPVVALVLILVVTMTLSDFMNNAATAAVMCAIALSAADQLNVNPDSFLMAVAIGSSCAFLTPVGHQNNTLILGPGGFKFGDYWPMGLPMELLVIAVSVPMLLWVWPL, from the coding sequence ATGACTTTCGACCAGATCGTTATTCTCGCCATTATTGCCATCACCATTGTGCTGTTTATCTGGGGCCCTTGGCGCCACGATATGGTGGCACTGGCCTCACTGCTGGCCTGTGTGTTTACCGGGTTGATTGAACCCGAAAATGCCTTCACCGGCTTTGGCCACCCGGCGGTGGTGACCGTGGCCTGCGTGCTGGTTTTGAGCCGCGGATTGCAGAGCACCGGGGCCATGGACGTACTGGCGCAGAAGGTGGTTCCGAAAAAAAGTGGCGTCACGCTGGCTATCGGCACACTCACTGCCCTCGGCGCCGGCATGTCCGGCTTTATGAACAATGTCGGTGCCATGGCACTGCTGATGCCGGTGGCGACAGATCTCGCAGACCGCTACCAGCTGCCGCCGGGGCGCGTGTTGATGCCGCTGTCTTTCGGCACCATTCTCGGCGGTATGACCACGCTGATCGGCACCCCTCCCAACCTCATTGTCTCCGGTTTCCGCGCCAGTGCCGGCGCCGGCAGTTTCGGTATGTTCGACTTCACACCGGTGGGGCTGGTGGTGGCGCTGGTGGGGGTGTTGTTCGTGGCGCTGATCGGCTGGCGGCTGGTGCCGGCGCGCACACAGGTGGGGGCGAATACCTTCGAGACCGGCACCTATCTCACCGAGGCGTTGGTGGGGGAAAAGAGCGCGGCCATCGGCAAGTCGCTGGCAGAGCTGGTGAAAATGATCGGCGACGAGGATGCGCAGGTGATTGGCCTGGTGCACAACAACGCGCGGGTATCCACCGCCATGCCGGGCCTGCGGGTGCGCGCCGGGGATCTGCTGGTGATCGAATCCGAACCGGAATCCCTGTCCGCGGTACTCTCCAGTCTGGGGCTGACGCTGGCGGCGGATCCGGCCAACGATGACAAGGAGAAAAGGGACAAAGAGAAGAGTAACAAGGAAGAGAAGGCTGGCGGCACAGAGCAGGGTGAAGAAAAATCCCCGGCGGAGATGCAAGCCCCGGCCGCCTCTCTAAGTAAGAATATCGACCTGAGTTCAGTGGAAGTTCCCCCAGAGCTTGGGGACCCCGGCGAGGCCGCGCAGAATGCGGAGGAAACCGCGGATAAACGGCGAGATGGTGAGCGACGCGCGGAGGAGCGAAAGGAGGCGGAAGAGAAGCGTGGCCGCGATCGCGCCGAGGTAGTAATGCGGGAACTGGTGGTGCTGCCCGACTCCTATCTGGTCGGGCGCACCGCGCAAAACCTGCGCCTCGCCGGCCGCTATGAGATCAACCTGCTGGCGCTGTCCCGCCAGGGTCGCCGCTCGGTCAAACGCCTGCGCTCGACCCCCCTGATGGGCGGCGATGCACTGTTGATGATGGGCACCGAAGACAGTCTGCGCAATTTTGCCAACGAGCAGCGCTGTGTACCGCTGGCGCAGCGGGATATCACCATTCCCAACAAGGAAAAGGCCTACGTGGCGCTGATCGCCATGGCGCTGGCGGTGGCGGGCGCGGCATTCGGTCTGTTACCGGCGGCGATCTCCTTTGCCACCTGTGTGCTGGCGTATATGGCGCTGAAAGTGGTGCCGCTGCGGCATGTGTATGAATCCGTGGACGGTTCGGTGATTGTGCTGCTGGGGGCGCTTATTTCGGTGGCGCAGGTGATGGAATCCAGCGGGGCGGCAGATGTGGTGGCGAAGTCGATGCTGGATACGGTGGCGCAGGGACGCCCGGTGGTGGCGCTGGTGCTGATTCTGGTGGTGACAATGACACTGTCGGATTTTATGAACAATGCGGCGACGGCCGCGGTAATGTGCGCGATTGCCCTCAGTGCGGCGGACCAGCTGAATGTGAATCCCGACAGTTTCCTGATGGCGGTGGCCATCGGGTCGTCCTGCGCCTTCCTGACGCCGGTCGGGCACCAGAACAACACGCTGATTTTGGGGCCCGGCGGATTCAAGTTTGGCGATTACTGGCCGATGGGGCTGCCGATGGAACTGCTGGTTATCGCGGTATCCGTGCCCATGTTGCTGTGGGTCTGGCCGCTTTAG